GTCGCGGCCGAGGCGGCGTACTCGGTGCGCGGTCGCAGCAGTGTTCTCGTCACGGTGACCTCCTATGTCATGTACCAGCCCTCGCCCCACAACGTCAGCAGGCGTTCGAAGTACGCCTCGTATTGCGGGGCAACGACATCGGTGGAGAATTTCGAGATCGCGTAGTCGCGAATCGCCCCGTAGTCCAGCTTGTCGACCGAGTCGGCGGCCACGCAGAACTCCCGGAGCGTCCGGCAACGGAAACCCTGCGCACCCTGCTGCACGGTCTCGGTGAACACCCCCCAGTCGGTGGTGATCACGGGAGTGCCACACAGCATCGCCTCGGCGTGCACCCCGCCGAAGGGCTCGAGGTAGAGCGTCGGCACGAAAACCGCACGGGCCCGGCGCATCAGCTCGCCCCGGCGGACATGGTCTACGATGCCGACATACTCGACGCACTCGGCGTCGGGGACGTCGCCCGCGCCCGCCACTACCAGCTTCGCCCCGAGCCGCGTGCAGGTGTCGATCGCGACCTGGATACCTTTGGCCTCCACGACCCGGCCGACGTACAGGAAGTAATCGTCCTTCTCCGCGGAGAACGGGAAGTCGGTGACTTCGTAGTAATTCGGGATCACGGCGTCGTAGAACTGGCCGCGTGTGCTCATGACACCGGGGACGGTGGTCCGCGAGCCGTAGACGGCGTGCATCCAGGCGTAGCTTTCGAAGACCCGGTAGTTCGCGAACACGCCGCTGTAGCCGATCCCGTACTCGACGGTCATCAGCTCCGGGAACAGGTCCGCGATGGGCTTCTGGCAGCTGCCGCCGAGGACCCCGATGAAGTCCCGTTCTCGTTTGCGTGCCGCGATCTCGGTGATGGCTCGCTCGTTCGAGGTGAGCCAGTGCGGGTCGTAGGGGTTCCACGTGAGATTGATCGGGTCTTTGTACACATCGTTGCCGCCGAACCATTCGGCTTGCTCGGCTTTCGTCACGATGGGAACGAACTCGGTGCACGCGGCGTCGTTTTCCTCACCGCCGTACAGGAACACTTCGTGCCCACGATTCGTCATCATCTCGGCGAAGCGACGGTTCTTCTGGGTGTACGCGCACGGCTGATAGTGTTTGGTGGTCTGGGTATTCGGAAAATTGACGATATGAAAACGCATCGAGCTCACGTTCGTCTCGGGGGCAGAGTGCTGCTCAGCGGTCGATGATGGGCCGGACCGACAGCGGATCGTCGCCCACGGCCTCCTCCAGGTGTTCGGGTCCGTCGAGGTAGGCCGCGCGTTTGCGCTCCTGCTGCTGTTGCCCCTGGCCGCCCATACCGCCGCCCATGCCACCCATCGGATACCCGCCCATTCCCATCGGATAGGCACTGCTCAGGGCGGCCGAGTCGCTGATCTCGGCCCGGGTAGTGGTTCCCTCGGATCGTGGGTTCGGGGATGTGGTGCCCGCCCGGGGGAACAACTTGTCGTCGATGGGGCTGCCCAATCCGGCACCGCCCCCGACCGATCCGCCGGCTCCGCCGACGCCCGCGGGGTCGACGAACCCGAGTGGTCCTGATGTTCCCCACGGTCCGGACGCACCCCACGGTCCCGAAGCGCCGAGCGCGCCGGACGCACCGAACAGTGACCCGGAACTCATGTTCGCCAGCATGTCGGCGAGAGCCGACAGCGGCCCGGTGGCGCCGCTCGTCGAGTTCATGGCGCCGGTGGGTGTCGTGTTGACCGAGGAGGGATCGACTGACCCGCTGGGTGTCGACGAACGCCAGTTGCCGCTGGGAGACGAGCCGCCACTGCCGAGGCCGGAATGTGAACCCTCGCCGTTTCCGTTTCCGCCGTTGTTGTTGCCGTTGTTGCTGTTGTTGTTGTTGTTGTTTCCGCCGGTGCCGCCGCCGTTGTTGTTGTTTCCGCCGGTTCCGCCGGTGCGGGTGATGGGGTCGGTGAAGAGGGGGATCATCGCGGCGAGTTGTGTGAAGCCGTCGACGTAGCCTTTGGCGCCGCCGCTTTCTTTGCCCTCCCACCAGGTCTGGACACCGGCGAGTGCTTCGGCGGCTTTCCAGTTGTTGACGTCTTTGACTTCTTTTCCGGTGTAGTGGAACTGGCTGTATCGGGGCAGGTGTCCCCACGAGTAGAGGTTGAAGTCGCCGGTGGCGGCGAGGACTTCGGCCATGGCATCCATGGCATCCTGCAGGTCGGCGGCCGATTTCAGATAGGACTCGATGTAGGCGGTTGCTTTGTCCGCTCCGGCGCCTTGCCAGTGGTTCTCCTTGAAGGTCGGCTGCAGGTTCATGCCGAAGGTCTGAACCGTGGAGTTCCATATCTTGGCCAGGGTGTCCCACCGGCCGGCCATCTCCCAGATCTTGCCGTCGTTGCGGTCGAACAGCTCGGCCACGTTCGCGAAGTCGAAATGAATCATCTTGTAAGCGTTTTCGATGGAGCCCTCGAGGGCCGCCTTGGCCCGGCCGTCGAAACTCACCCCGGACGCCCCCTTGGTCGGAGCAGGCGGACCGTGGGTCCACTCACCACCCGAGATCGGGTTGGCATTGCTCACCCGATCGGTCAGCCCGGTGATCCGGCCGGCCAGATCGCCGTCACCGGGCAGCTTGAAACTGTTCTCGTTCTCGCCCTCGGTGACGGCATACCGCTTGTTCGCGGCAGTGAACGTATTGCCCATGTCGGTCACGGTCGCCTGGTGCTTGCGCAGCACCGACGCCAGTTCAACCGCCTTGTTCCGGAATTCGGTGAACATCATCTGCATGCTGCCGAGCGTCGTCGTGTGCGGCCGCGCCGCGGGCCACGCCGGCTGGTTGTAGTAGGTCCAATCCATCAGGGGATTCCACGGCAAAGCCTCGATCGCCTTGATCAGACCCATCGTGTCCACCACCAGATCCTCGCAACCGGTGGTGAGCTTCTTCAGGGTCGCACCGTCCACATTGACCAGCTGCAGATCACCCTGTTGGGCATTCTTCAGCAAACCAGACC
Above is a genomic segment from Nocardia sputorum containing:
- a CDS encoding glycosyltransferase, with the protein product MRFHIVNFPNTQTTKHYQPCAYTQKNRRFAEMMTNRGHEVFLYGGEENDAACTEFVPIVTKAEQAEWFGGNDVYKDPINLTWNPYDPHWLTSNERAITEIAARKRERDFIGVLGGSCQKPIADLFPELMTVEYGIGYSGVFANYRVFESYAWMHAVYGSRTTVPGVMSTRGQFYDAVIPNYYEVTDFPFSAEKDDYFLYVGRVVEAKGIQVAIDTCTRLGAKLVVAGAGDVPDAECVEYVGIVDHVRRGELMRRARAVFVPTLYLEPFGGVHAEAMLCGTPVITTDWGVFTETVQQGAQGFRCRTLREFCVAADSVDKLDYGAIRDYAISKFSTDVVAPQYEAYFERLLTLWGEGWYMT
- a CDS encoding WXG100 family type VII secretion target, producing the protein MLKNAQQGDLQLVNVDGATLKKLTTGCEDLVVDTMGLIKAIEALPWNPLMDWTYYNQPAWPAARPHTTTLGSMQMMFTEFRNKAVELASVLRKHQATVTDMGNTFTAANKRYAVTEGENENSFKLPGDGDLAGRITGLTDRVSNANPISGGEWTHGPPAPTKGASGVSFDGRAKAALEGSIENAYKMIHFDFANVAELFDRNDGKIWEMAGRWDTLAKIWNSTVQTFGMNLQPTFKENHWQGAGADKATAYIESYLKSAADLQDAMDAMAEVLAATGDFNLYSWGHLPRYSQFHYTGKEVKDVNNWKAAEALAGVQTWWEGKESGGAKGYVDGFTQLAAMIPLFTDPITRTGGTGGNNNNGGGTGGNNNNNNSNNGNNNGGNGNGEGSHSGLGSGGSSPSGNWRSSTPSGSVDPSSVNTTPTGAMNSTSGATGPLSALADMLANMSSGSLFGASGALGASGPWGASGPWGTSGPLGFVDPAGVGGAGGSVGGGAGLGSPIDDKLFPRAGTTSPNPRSEGTTTRAEISDSAALSSAYPMGMGGYPMGGMGGGMGGQGQQQQERKRAAYLDGPEHLEEAVGDDPLSVRPIIDR